In Niallia sp. FSL W8-0635, one genomic interval encodes:
- a CDS encoding aspartyl-phosphate phosphatase Spo0E family protein, translating into MYCKKSELLFEIQDKREVMIKTAKERGTIDEETIRLSQELDELIYKYQLVFRYEREKRKQIKRQYKNTRIFWSNASQYKRKEYSQVVYR; encoded by the coding sequence GTGTATTGTAAGAAATCAGAATTGTTATTTGAAATTCAAGATAAGAGGGAGGTAATGATTAAAACAGCAAAAGAGCGTGGGACAATCGATGAAGAGACAATAAGATTAAGTCAAGAACTGGATGAATTAATCTATAAATATCAGCTTGTTTTTCGTTACGAGCGAGAAAAGAGAAAACAAATAAAAAGGCAATATAAAAATACTCGAATTTTTTGGTCAAATGCTAGTCAATATAAACGAAAAGAGTATTCTCAGGTTGTCTATAGATAA
- a CDS encoding pyridoxal phosphate-dependent aminotransferase, which yields MKTYEQSRLLKNLPEQFFASLVTKVNRYIEKGYDVINLGQGNPDQPTPSNIIQSLQVAAEQPKNHKYSPFRGYPHLKEAISQFYKREYKVDLDPETEVAILFGGKAGLVEIPLCLLNPGETVMVPDPGYPDYLSGIALAQAETVMMPLREENSFLPNYNDIEETDLERAKLMFLNYPNNPTGAIATREFFAETVSLSKQHDICVVHDFAYGAIGFDGKKPISFLQVEGAKDIGVEIYTLSKTFNMAGWRVAFAVGNSSVISAINLYQDHLYVSLFGAIQEAAYTALTEAQESVKRMNELYEKRRNVLIKGLNEIGWEVNAPDGSFFAWLKVPDGFTSQEFSDYLLETVHIAMAPGSGFGKFGEGYVRVGLLTEEERLQEAVERLSTLPIFK from the coding sequence ATGAAGACATATGAACAGTCTCGGTTATTAAAAAATTTGCCAGAACAGTTTTTTGCTTCCTTAGTTACGAAGGTCAATCGCTATATTGAAAAAGGCTATGATGTGATTAATTTAGGACAAGGTAATCCAGATCAACCGACTCCTTCTAATATTATTCAGAGCTTGCAAGTGGCAGCTGAACAGCCGAAAAATCATAAGTATTCTCCTTTTAGAGGATATCCACATTTAAAGGAGGCCATTTCTCAATTTTACAAACGAGAATATAAGGTAGATTTAGATCCTGAAACAGAGGTAGCTATTTTATTCGGTGGGAAGGCAGGTCTTGTAGAAATACCGTTATGCTTATTGAATCCAGGTGAAACGGTAATGGTTCCTGATCCAGGGTATCCCGACTATTTATCTGGGATTGCTTTAGCACAAGCTGAAACAGTCATGATGCCATTACGAGAAGAGAATAGCTTTTTACCAAACTATAATGATATAGAAGAAACAGATTTAGAGAGAGCGAAGTTAATGTTTTTGAATTATCCGAATAATCCAACAGGGGCAATTGCGACAAGGGAATTCTTTGCTGAAACAGTTTCTTTAAGCAAACAGCATGACATATGTGTTGTTCATGATTTTGCTTATGGAGCGATTGGCTTTGATGGAAAGAAACCGATTAGTTTTCTTCAAGTAGAAGGGGCAAAGGATATTGGTGTTGAAATTTATACTTTATCAAAGACGTTTAATATGGCAGGCTGGAGAGTAGCATTTGCGGTTGGAAATAGTAGTGTCATTTCTGCTATTAATCTTTATCAAGACCATTTGTATGTAAGTTTATTTGGAGCTATACAAGAAGCTGCCTACACGGCATTAACAGAAGCTCAAGAGAGTGTTAAAAGGATGAATGAGCTTTATGAAAAGAGACGAAATGTATTAATAAAAGGACTCAACGAAATTGGGTGGGAAGTTAATGCGCCTGATGGTTCATTCTTTGCTTGGTTGAAAGTACCAGATGGGTTTACCTCACAAGAATTTAGTGATTATTTATTAGAGACAGTACATATTGCTATGGCTCCGGGATCAGGATTTGGAAAATTTGGAGAGGGATATGTCCGAGTTGGATTATTAACGGAAGAAGAGAGATTACAAGAGGCAGTGGAAAGATTAAGTACACTACCAATTTTTAAGTAA